One genomic segment of Pseudonocardia sp. T1-2H includes these proteins:
- a CDS encoding glutathionylspermidine synthase family protein codes for MRRERGAPRPDWQRKVREQGLVYDAPGRGEGGVSRPYWDESVHYVFDMDEILSLEADVELLHSMCLEAVDHVVTTERYRDFALPEWCWEDVAKSWKRHDPHVYGRFDLRYDGSGPAKMLEYNADTPTTLLEASILQWYWLKDTHPDDDQWNSLHEQLVERWTRIKDLLPGSEVHFTWSGGDTSGEDHVTVGYLQETAAEAGLDTVGLAIEDLGWDVDLDRFVDLAESPISAVFKLYPWEWILGEDFGKHVVRSLPETLWIEPLWKTLLSNKALLAVLWEMYPGHPNLLPAYLRDPGLLTEYVRKPLLGREGANVDIVAPGTAEVSTGGVYGQEGFVYQLFDPLPQFDGFRPALGAWIVGDTAAGLGIRETVGLVTDDGAAFVPHRIPT; via the coding sequence GTGCGCAGGGAACGAGGAGCCCCGCGGCCGGACTGGCAGCGGAAGGTCCGCGAGCAGGGGCTGGTCTACGACGCCCCGGGCCGCGGCGAGGGCGGTGTCTCGCGCCCGTACTGGGACGAGTCCGTCCACTACGTCTTCGACATGGACGAGATCCTGTCCCTCGAGGCGGACGTCGAGCTGCTGCACTCGATGTGCCTCGAGGCGGTGGACCACGTCGTCACCACCGAGCGGTACCGGGACTTCGCGCTGCCCGAATGGTGCTGGGAGGACGTCGCGAAGTCGTGGAAGCGGCACGACCCGCACGTCTACGGCCGGTTCGACCTGCGCTACGACGGCTCCGGGCCGGCGAAGATGCTCGAGTACAACGCGGACACCCCGACCACGCTGCTCGAGGCGTCGATCCTGCAGTGGTACTGGCTCAAGGACACCCATCCCGACGACGACCAGTGGAACTCCCTGCACGAGCAGCTCGTCGAGCGGTGGACGCGGATCAAGGACCTGCTGCCCGGCTCCGAGGTGCACTTCACCTGGTCCGGTGGGGACACCTCCGGCGAGGACCACGTGACCGTCGGGTACCTGCAGGAGACGGCGGCCGAGGCCGGCCTGGACACCGTCGGGCTGGCCATCGAGGACCTCGGCTGGGACGTGGACCTGGACCGGTTCGTCGACCTCGCCGAGTCGCCGATCTCGGCCGTCTTCAAGCTGTACCCGTGGGAGTGGATCCTGGGCGAGGACTTCGGCAAGCACGTCGTCCGGAGCCTGCCGGAGACGCTCTGGATCGAGCCCCTGTGGAAGACGCTGCTGTCCAACAAGGCGCTGCTCGCGGTGCTGTGGGAGATGTACCCCGGGCACCCGAACCTGCTGCCCGCGTACCTGCGTGACCCGGGCCTGCTCACCGAGTACGTGCGCAAACCCCTGCTGGGCCGGGAGGGTGCGAACGTGGACATCGTGGCGCCCGGCACGGCCGAGGTCTCCACGGGCGGCGTGTACGGCCAGGAGGGCTTCGTCTACCAGCTCTTCGACCCGCTGCCGCAGTTCGACGGGTTCCGCCCCGCCCTGGGCGCGTGGATCGTCGGCGACACCGCCGCCGGACTCGGCATCCGCGAGACCGTCGGCCTGGTGACCGACGACGGCGCGGCGTTCGTCCCGCACCGGATCCCCACCTGA
- a CDS encoding DUF350 domain-containing protein, producing MLTTLALAPGFFSNVGRGIGAILLYAVIGLLLMLLGFWAIDLTTPGKLNRLVRDGMPNAVIVTSAGIVSMAFIVVTAIWGASGALAEGLLASLIFGLVGIIAQVAGVRVLEWITGIRIGAVLADPERRPEAWVVAAAHVALGLVVAVAII from the coding sequence GTGCTCACGACCCTTGCTCTCGCGCCGGGTTTCTTCTCGAACGTCGGCCGCGGGATCGGCGCGATCCTGCTCTACGCCGTCATCGGCCTGCTGCTGATGCTCCTCGGGTTCTGGGCGATCGACCTGACGACGCCCGGCAAGCTCAACCGGCTCGTCCGCGACGGCATGCCGAACGCGGTGATCGTCACCTCGGCCGGCATCGTCAGCATGGCGTTCATCGTGGTCACGGCCATCTGGGGCGCGTCCGGCGCGCTGGCCGAGGGCCTGCTCGCGTCGCTGATCTTCGGCCTCGTCGGGATCATCGCGCAGGTGGCGGGGGTCCGCGTGCTCGAGTGGATCACCGGCATCCGGATCGGGGCCGTCCTGGCGGACCCGGAGCGCCGCCCGGAGGCCTGGGTCGTCGCGGCCGCGCACGTCGCGCTGGGCCTGGTGGTCGCGGTCGCCATCATCTGA
- a CDS encoding FUSC family protein, protein MRHGLIEELIRWEAHAGAHRPALRCGVAVGVPLVLLVLLGHFELAGFAGFGAFTAFYGRSLRFPLRSRQQALIGALLTANVGIGLLAAHLPGAPWGALGVLVLLTAVMAVIAEVVGWKPAGPMFFVFAAGASSAMPAHDAPGILLAVGVTAASAAFSVLVGAAGGIVRHDDRQRGPLRVVPVRDVLARGSGSRSTLVDVVLAVAFAGLLTAGAGLDHGYWALIAAVVPFSVPGPTKRLARGLLRIGGTCAGLVVAAGVLALDLPAWAVIVAIVVAQLGAELFVMRNYGIALLFITPLAMLLGTPGSGGVDTGALLAARLVTTAIGIAAGIVVLAVRHRATSRTAPAASGRVAVAAAPEPART, encoded by the coding sequence GTGCGACATGGGCTGATCGAGGAGCTGATCCGCTGGGAGGCGCATGCCGGTGCGCACCGTCCCGCGCTCCGCTGCGGCGTCGCCGTCGGCGTGCCCCTCGTCCTGCTCGTGCTCCTGGGCCACTTCGAGCTCGCCGGGTTCGCCGGCTTCGGCGCGTTCACCGCCTTCTACGGCCGGTCCCTGCGGTTCCCCCTCCGCAGCCGGCAGCAGGCGCTCATCGGCGCACTGCTCACCGCGAACGTCGGGATCGGTCTGCTCGCCGCCCACCTGCCGGGGGCACCCTGGGGCGCCCTCGGCGTGCTCGTCCTGCTGACGGCGGTCATGGCCGTGATCGCCGAGGTCGTCGGCTGGAAGCCGGCCGGCCCGATGTTCTTCGTCTTCGCGGCGGGGGCCTCGTCCGCCATGCCCGCGCACGACGCGCCCGGGATCCTGCTCGCCGTCGGGGTCACGGCGGCGTCGGCCGCGTTCTCGGTGCTCGTCGGCGCGGCCGGCGGCATCGTCCGGCACGACGACCGGCAGCGCGGCCCGCTGCGGGTGGTGCCGGTCCGGGACGTGCTCGCGCGCGGCAGCGGCTCCCGCAGCACCCTCGTCGACGTCGTCCTGGCGGTCGCGTTCGCCGGGCTGCTCACCGCCGGCGCGGGCCTCGACCACGGCTACTGGGCGCTGATCGCGGCGGTCGTGCCGTTCTCGGTCCCCGGCCCGACGAAGCGCCTGGCCCGCGGCCTGCTCCGGATCGGCGGGACGTGCGCCGGCCTCGTCGTCGCCGCGGGGGTGCTCGCTCTCGACCTGCCGGCGTGGGCCGTCATCGTCGCGATCGTCGTGGCCCAGCTCGGGGCCGAGCTCTTCGTGATGCGCAACTACGGGATCGCGCTGCTGTTCATCACGCCACTGGCGATGCTGCTCGGCACCCCGGGATCGGGCGGCGTCGACACCGGCGCGCTCCTGGCGGCCCGGCTGGTCACCACCGCGATCGGGATCGCCGCCGGGATCGTCGTGCTGGCGGTACGGCACCGTGCGACGTCCCGTACGGCTCCCGCGGCGAGCGGGCGCGTGGCCGTGGCGGCCGCGCCGGAGCCCGCCCGCACCTGA
- a CDS encoding MarR family winged helix-turn-helix transcriptional regulator, producing MPAERDAIDGIRADWAALRPDLDTEPIEVLGRILRAARVLQQAADAWLESSGITRSEFDVLSQLRRAGRGLRPGDLTAGIVGSPAATTKRIHKLVAAGLVLRAPDPADGRAALVELTPAGVELVDEVLPRQVEAERRLASVLDADQRAQLASLLRTALLAWEAPA from the coding sequence ATGCCTGCGGAACGTGATGCGATCGACGGGATCCGCGCGGACTGGGCCGCCCTGCGTCCCGACCTGGACACGGAGCCGATCGAGGTCCTCGGCCGGATCCTGCGGGCCGCCCGCGTCCTGCAGCAGGCGGCCGATGCCTGGCTGGAGTCGTCCGGGATCACCCGGAGCGAGTTCGACGTCCTCTCCCAGCTCCGCCGGGCCGGCCGGGGGCTGCGGCCCGGGGACCTGACGGCCGGGATCGTCGGCTCCCCGGCGGCCACCACCAAGCGGATCCACAAGCTCGTCGCCGCGGGCCTCGTCCTGCGCGCGCCCGATCCGGCCGACGGCCGCGCCGCCCTGGTCGAGCTGACGCCGGCGGGCGTCGAACTGGTGGACGAGGTCCTCCCGCGGCAGGTCGAGGCGGAGCGCCGGCTCGCGTCCGTCCTGGACGCCGACCAGCGCGCCCAGCTCGCCTCGCTGCTCCGGACCGCGCTCCTGGCCTGGGAGGCGCCGGCGTAG
- a CDS encoding nucleotide disphospho-sugar-binding domain-containing protein translates to MRVLVVSAPLAGHLIPMLPLAEALWTAGHDVLLATGGDALNVDTGELPVIDVARETSFGRIAARTMLAHPLDARAELAGNAGTRMVSRMFGALNEELADGMVTVVDQWRPDVVIHEPLAVAGALAAARHDVPAVLQENSFFDGPALVRATAGSRLMQRALRRHGFDEGLPDPEFVLTIAPPSVVGPRTGRPMRMVPRSGGSGVVPAWLRTPSDRPRILVSRSTVPGPGGDPMPAALAVAGEVDAEIVLVRPEPRLERRANGRVRTVGWVPLAEVLPVCAAVVHHGGAGTALGALAAGIPQLAMPGPGDRRLNAELVARRGAGLTGRVTAQALTTLARDGELASVARQVRSEMAAMPHPEARVADVAALD, encoded by the coding sequence ATGCGCGTGCTCGTGGTGTCCGCGCCGCTGGCCGGGCATCTGATCCCGATGCTGCCGCTGGCGGAGGCGCTCTGGACGGCCGGGCACGACGTGCTGCTCGCCACCGGCGGGGACGCGCTGAACGTGGACACCGGCGAGCTGCCGGTCATCGACGTGGCGCGGGAGACCTCGTTCGGCCGGATCGCGGCGCGGACCATGCTGGCCCACCCGCTCGACGCCCGCGCGGAGCTCGCCGGGAACGCCGGTACCCGGATGGTGTCGCGGATGTTCGGGGCACTGAACGAGGAGCTCGCGGACGGGATGGTGACCGTCGTCGATCAGTGGCGGCCGGACGTCGTGATCCACGAGCCGCTCGCCGTCGCCGGGGCGCTCGCCGCCGCCCGGCACGACGTCCCGGCCGTGCTCCAGGAGAACTCGTTCTTCGACGGTCCGGCACTGGTCCGGGCCACCGCGGGCTCCCGGCTGATGCAGCGGGCACTGCGCCGGCACGGTTTCGACGAGGGCCTGCCGGACCCGGAGTTCGTCCTCACGATCGCGCCGCCGAGCGTCGTCGGGCCGCGGACCGGGCGGCCGATGCGGATGGTGCCGCGCTCGGGCGGCTCGGGCGTCGTCCCGGCCTGGCTGCGCACGCCGTCGGACCGGCCGCGCATCCTCGTCAGCCGCAGCACCGTACCCGGGCCGGGCGGGGACCCGATGCCCGCGGCGCTGGCCGTCGCCGGGGAGGTCGACGCGGAGATCGTGCTGGTCCGCCCGGAGCCGCGGCTGGAACGCCGGGCGAACGGGCGGGTCCGGACGGTCGGCTGGGTGCCGCTGGCCGAGGTGCTGCCGGTGTGCGCGGCGGTGGTCCACCACGGCGGGGCCGGAACCGCCCTCGGCGCCCTGGCCGCGGGGATCCCGCAGCTCGCGATGCCCGGGCCCGGGGACCGCCGGCTCAACGCCGAGCTCGTCGCCCGCCGGGGCGCAGGGCTCACCGGAAGGGTCACCGCGCAGGCCCTGACGACCCTGGCCCGCGACGGCGAGCTGGCCTCGGTGGCCCGGCAGGTGCGGTCGGAGATGGCCGCGATGCCGCATCCCGAGGCGCGGGTGGCGGACGTCGCCGCCCTGGACTGA
- a CDS encoding HAD family hydrolase — protein sequence MQAPRLVASDVDGTLLDDDGRVTARTGLIIGRLVAAGTGFVLVTGRPPRWIPPIASQVGVVRYAVCANGAVLYDLDEDRVVWSRTLPAEALAELATAARELLPGSTLAVERVGEGAFDAAAAQFAAEPDYEHAWPDADNSSEARDELLARPAVKLLIRHPRMTSDAMIAALEPSVQGVVDLTFSHPGGLVEASPAGVTKATGLAEVAARLEVAAADVVAFGDMPNDLEMLRWAGHGVAMGNAHPALKAVADEVTASNVDEGLALVLERWF from the coding sequence GTGCAGGCACCACGGCTCGTCGCGTCCGACGTCGACGGCACCCTCCTCGACGACGACGGTCGGGTCACCGCGCGCACCGGGCTGATCATCGGCCGGCTCGTCGCCGCCGGGACCGGGTTCGTGCTCGTCACCGGCCGTCCGCCGCGCTGGATCCCGCCGATCGCGTCGCAGGTCGGCGTCGTCCGGTACGCGGTGTGCGCGAACGGCGCGGTGCTCTACGACCTCGACGAGGACCGCGTGGTGTGGTCCCGCACGCTGCCTGCCGAGGCGCTGGCAGAGCTGGCCACCGCGGCCCGAGAGCTGCTGCCGGGGTCGACGCTGGCCGTCGAGCGGGTGGGGGAGGGCGCGTTCGACGCGGCCGCCGCGCAGTTCGCCGCGGAACCGGACTACGAGCACGCCTGGCCCGACGCGGACAACTCCAGCGAGGCCCGCGACGAGCTGCTCGCCCGGCCGGCGGTGAAGCTGCTGATCCGGCATCCGCGGATGACCAGCGACGCGATGATCGCCGCGCTCGAGCCGTCCGTCCAGGGCGTCGTCGACCTGACGTTCTCCCACCCCGGCGGCCTCGTCGAGGCGTCGCCGGCGGGGGTGACGAAGGCCACCGGGCTCGCCGAGGTGGCCGCCCGGCTGGAGGTCGCGGCCGCGGACGTCGTCGCGTTCGGGGACATGCCGAACGACCTGGAGATGCTGCGCTGGGCGGGGCACGGCGTGGCGATGGGCAACGCCCATCCGGCGTTGAAGGCGGTGGCGGACGAGGTCACCGCGTCGAACGTGGACGAGGGCCTCGCGCTGGTCCTCGAACGCTGGTTCTGA
- a CDS encoding phosphatase PAP2 family protein has protein sequence MPAPDPAGEVALLAAVQGAVAAPPVVRVARGMSHFGEHAAGWLAIGLVGAAVHRKDPGRRREWLGSAAAVALAHGASIGVKRVVRRPRPDDPSVRVLVGTPSRLSFPSSHATSTTAAAVLYGGLLRTPIGLVTVPLMALSRLVLGVHYPSDVAAGSALGAGVALVYRRVLRRRTARRKIRS, from the coding sequence CTGCCGGCCCCCGACCCCGCGGGCGAGGTCGCGCTGCTCGCCGCGGTGCAGGGCGCCGTCGCCGCACCGCCGGTCGTCAGGGTCGCGCGCGGCATGTCGCACTTCGGCGAGCACGCCGCGGGCTGGCTCGCGATCGGCCTGGTCGGTGCCGCGGTGCACCGCAAGGACCCCGGCCGTCGACGCGAATGGCTCGGCTCCGCCGCCGCCGTCGCGCTCGCCCACGGCGCGTCGATCGGCGTGAAGCGCGTCGTACGCCGCCCGCGGCCGGACGACCCGTCCGTCCGTGTGCTCGTCGGCACCCCCAGCCGGCTGAGCTTCCCCTCGTCCCACGCTACGTCGACCACCGCGGCCGCCGTCCTCTACGGCGGGCTGCTGCGCACGCCGATCGGCCTGGTGACGGTGCCGTTGATGGCGCTGTCCCGGCTGGTGCTCGGCGTGCACTACCCCAGCGACGTCGCCGCGGGTTCCGCGCTCGGCGCCGGCGTCGCCCTCGTCTACCGGCGCGTGCTGCGCCGTCGTACCGCCCGGAGGAAGATCCGCTCATGA
- a CDS encoding class I SAM-dependent methyltransferase: MVGSADTASAAYSERLADLSGARWKQVLDVQRPYRWNLRRLLGERRTLDVGCGIGRNLVNLPRGSVGVDHNAKSVAICNENGLEARTVDDFLALPVDERGRFDGMLAAHLIEHLPEGAGPEVLRPYLPSLRPGARVVLICPQERGFASDETHTVFTDHAILRSVCEEVGLEVEREFSFPFPGLPARSSPTTSS; encoded by the coding sequence GTGGTGGGATCGGCAGATACGGCATCGGCGGCGTACTCAGAGCGGTTGGCCGACCTGTCGGGCGCGCGCTGGAAGCAGGTCCTGGACGTGCAGCGGCCCTACCGCTGGAACCTTCGCCGGCTGCTCGGTGAGCGCCGAACCCTGGATGTCGGGTGCGGCATCGGCCGCAACCTCGTGAATCTCCCGCGCGGCAGTGTGGGCGTGGACCACAACGCCAAGTCCGTCGCGATCTGCAACGAGAATGGCCTCGAAGCCCGTACCGTCGACGATTTCCTCGCCCTGCCGGTCGATGAGCGTGGCCGGTTCGACGGCATGCTCGCCGCCCACCTCATCGAGCATCTCCCCGAGGGCGCAGGCCCGGAGGTGCTGCGCCCCTACCTTCCGTCGCTTCGGCCGGGGGCTCGGGTCGTGCTGATCTGCCCTCAGGAGCGAGGCTTCGCGTCTGACGAGACGCACACCGTTTTCACCGACCACGCGATCCTGCGCTCCGTCTGTGAGGAGGTCGGCCTGGAGGTCGAGCGGGAGTTCTCCTTCCCGTTCCCCGGGCTACCGGCAAGGTCTTCACCTACAACGAGTTCGTGA
- a CDS encoding glycosyltransferase family 2 protein, whose product MPSAQVPPTARLLVVLPALNEQESVARVINEVHAACPGVDVLVVDDGSTDLTAERAERSGAMVMRLPFNLGVGGAMRAAYRYAVSAGFTSVIQVDADGQHDPREIAHLMAVEGCDVVIGARFAGRGQYAVRGPRRWAMRLLSAVLSSIVRSPISDPTSGFRLVHGRALALFAEHYPEEYLGDTVESLVIAHRAGMRIAQVPVVMRRRETGVASTNPIRSAVYLLRVVVAIGLALVRRRPESVG is encoded by the coding sequence ATGCCGTCTGCACAGGTGCCTCCCACGGCTCGGTTGCTGGTGGTCCTGCCCGCTCTGAACGAGCAGGAATCCGTCGCGCGAGTGATCAACGAGGTCCATGCCGCGTGTCCCGGTGTGGATGTCCTGGTGGTCGACGACGGTTCGACGGACCTGACGGCGGAGCGCGCTGAGCGTTCCGGCGCGATGGTGATGCGGCTACCGTTCAATCTCGGGGTCGGAGGAGCGATGCGAGCGGCGTACCGCTACGCCGTATCCGCCGGCTTCACCTCGGTGATCCAGGTCGACGCCGACGGTCAGCACGATCCGCGCGAGATCGCGCACCTCATGGCCGTCGAAGGCTGTGACGTGGTGATCGGCGCACGGTTTGCCGGCCGCGGGCAGTACGCCGTCCGTGGGCCCCGTCGGTGGGCCATGCGCTTGCTCTCCGCGGTGCTCAGCAGCATCGTCCGGAGCCCGATCAGCGACCCGACTTCTGGGTTCCGACTCGTGCACGGTCGGGCGCTGGCACTGTTCGCCGAGCACTATCCGGAGGAGTACCTCGGGGACACGGTCGAGTCCCTGGTAATCGCGCACCGCGCGGGTATGCGAATCGCGCAGGTTCCCGTCGTGATGCGCCGCCGTGAGACCGGTGTCGCGAGCACGAACCCGATTCGCTCCGCCGTCTACCTGCTCCGTGTCGTCGTGGCGATCGGGCTGGCGCTCGTCCGACGTCGTCCCGAGAGTGTCGGCTGA
- a CDS encoding DUF2304 domain-containing protein: MPSIRLTIFSVVVAIAALVFVVEMLRRRRLREKYAVIWVIISIGTLVVAIFPGLLGGIAQLIGIQTPSNLLFFASLIVLFAVSLQLSREVGLLEEQSRRLAEEVGALRLRLGAVESTLASRAEAPATAAPAVTDAAEPGEVSSAAEFPTAKGQSSRRTAPQ; the protein is encoded by the coding sequence ATGCCCAGCATCAGACTGACGATCTTCTCGGTCGTCGTGGCGATCGCGGCACTCGTGTTCGTCGTCGAGATGCTTCGGCGGCGCCGGCTGCGTGAGAAGTACGCCGTGATCTGGGTGATCATCTCGATCGGCACGTTGGTCGTCGCGATCTTCCCGGGGTTGCTGGGCGGTATCGCGCAACTGATCGGCATCCAGACCCCGAGCAACCTGCTGTTCTTCGCCTCGCTGATCGTCTTGTTCGCGGTGTCCCTGCAGCTCTCCCGGGAGGTCGGGCTGCTCGAGGAGCAGAGCCGTCGCCTCGCCGAGGAGGTCGGTGCACTACGGCTCCGGCTGGGCGCGGTTGAGAGCACCCTCGCGAGCCGCGCCGAAGCGCCCGCCACGGCGGCCCCCGCGGTCACGGATGCGGCCGAGCCGGGCGAGGTGTCGTCGGCCGCCGAGTTTCCGACGGCCAAGGGTCAGAGCAGCCGCCGCACCGCCCCCCAGTAG
- a CDS encoding glycosyltransferase family 2 protein → MSLPTVGVVVLAWQDEPYLADCIDAVLASTGVDVRVVLVDNGCRPADLDAVGPDPRVEIVVPGTNTGFAGGCNLGAEKLETDFLALVNSDCIVAPDALELLAAEAEDESVGPVMASIRLADSPDLLNSAGNPVHLVGLSWAGEMNMPERRTEPFDVTGASGACLLLRRALWTELGGFDEEYFAYLEDTELSLRCWRLGLSARCVPTAVALHHYEFSRNAHKMYLLERNRLQMLATLWGRRSLLVLAPVLLATEVLLLVYALASGWGAGKLRGWVWMWHHRAHVAERRRAVQAEKLRPDSEWMLRLTPELDAQAFGPVTPVANVFFRAYWGAVRRLL, encoded by the coding sequence GTGAGCCTGCCGACCGTCGGAGTCGTCGTCCTGGCCTGGCAGGACGAGCCGTACCTGGCCGACTGCATAGACGCCGTCCTCGCCTCGACCGGGGTCGACGTGCGGGTCGTCCTGGTGGACAACGGCTGCCGCCCGGCGGACCTCGACGCCGTCGGACCGGACCCCCGAGTGGAGATTGTCGTCCCGGGAACGAACACCGGATTCGCCGGTGGCTGCAACCTGGGTGCCGAAAAGCTGGAGACCGATTTCCTCGCCCTGGTGAACTCGGACTGCATCGTCGCGCCGGACGCCCTCGAGCTGCTGGCGGCCGAGGCCGAAGACGAGAGCGTCGGCCCCGTGATGGCGAGCATCCGACTCGCGGACTCTCCCGACCTGCTCAACAGCGCGGGGAATCCCGTGCATCTCGTCGGCCTCTCCTGGGCCGGCGAGATGAACATGCCGGAACGACGCACCGAGCCCTTCGACGTGACGGGTGCGAGCGGGGCCTGCCTTCTGCTACGACGGGCGCTCTGGACCGAGTTGGGTGGCTTCGACGAGGAATACTTCGCCTACCTCGAGGACACAGAGCTCAGCCTGCGTTGCTGGCGCCTAGGCCTCTCGGCACGTTGTGTCCCCACCGCGGTCGCGCTGCACCATTACGAGTTCTCCCGCAACGCGCACAAGATGTATCTGCTGGAACGTAACCGCCTGCAGATGCTGGCCACCCTCTGGGGACGACGCTCCCTGCTCGTGCTCGCACCGGTGCTGCTGGCGACCGAGGTGCTGCTGCTTGTCTACGCGCTGGCCTCGGGCTGGGGCGCCGGGAAGCTCCGCGGATGGGTGTGGATGTGGCATCACCGCGCACACGTCGCGGAGCGGCGCCGGGCGGTGCAGGCCGAGAAGCTGCGGCCCGACTCGGAATGGATGCTGCGCCTGACTCCGGAGCTGGACGCGCAGGCGTTCGGCCCGGTCACTCCGGTGGCGAACGTGTTCTTCCGGGCCTACTGGGGGGCGGTGCGGCGGCTGCTCTGA
- a CDS encoding DUF6541 family protein, with protein sequence MPATTALVVLVVSLLMLVLPGLLTAAAFGLRGWLAAATAPLLTYGIVGAAGPVLPAIGILWSPAAFAAVSLAFSAVVAGARLGVRRVHRDRSAAPVVDRSPNHWAATHHAGIAAAVLLAAAVGFVVTVQATREFTAVPQVWDSVFHSNAIRYIADSGQSNPDALRNLNDPVVASYYYPNAFHVLAATVVMVTGADVPTVITTGVALFVPMLAVGAVALIRSCGGRPAFAFATAVLSCAFTAFPWDLLPWGTLLPFITALTLMAAFLAIAATILRREQYSIVLPIALGLGGIGLLALHPSVAVAVVICGVALVIQTWLQRRPSIRDLTAVVVTVAAAGLLGLPLLLASFGASSSADYDWPAVFSPADALGQLFFLSHDQRFPQYWLVLLVAVGLVSRRVIRPMIWLVVAGIFFGGLFVLAAAYEGEIVSLLTRAWWNDRWRFAALWSVAALFLAGAGAVEIHDGVLNLLSRSRFRPVAPGSRGHLVVSSAVLAVLFIGIWTVTGGLYQERNQTRLAAAFTDGPTVSTEERLAFEQLARLVPKGQLVMNDSYDGSALMWALDDVRPVFASPVIAPQELVTMATERRVLFDSFDQIDTMPAVQGAVKQLGIRYVIVCDGFIGPARGHAPGMQNIEAATSLRLVFENNDARIYEIGEPAAHNG encoded by the coding sequence ATGCCCGCGACCACGGCTCTCGTCGTCCTCGTTGTCTCGCTGCTGATGCTCGTGCTGCCCGGGTTGCTGACCGCAGCAGCGTTCGGGCTCCGAGGCTGGCTCGCCGCTGCCACTGCGCCGCTCCTCACCTACGGGATCGTCGGGGCCGCGGGACCGGTACTCCCGGCGATCGGAATCTTGTGGTCCCCCGCCGCCTTCGCCGCGGTCAGCCTCGCCTTCTCCGCGGTCGTCGCGGGGGCGCGACTCGGAGTTCGTCGGGTTCACCGCGACCGGTCAGCCGCCCCGGTAGTCGATCGCAGCCCGAACCACTGGGCTGCAACCCATCACGCCGGAATCGCGGCAGCAGTCCTCCTTGCCGCAGCCGTCGGGTTCGTCGTCACTGTTCAGGCGACGCGTGAGTTCACCGCGGTACCTCAGGTGTGGGACTCGGTGTTCCACTCGAACGCGATCCGCTACATCGCAGACTCCGGGCAGTCCAACCCTGACGCCCTTCGCAATCTCAACGATCCCGTCGTCGCCTCCTACTACTACCCCAACGCCTTTCACGTGCTCGCGGCGACTGTCGTCATGGTGACGGGCGCCGACGTACCGACGGTCATCACCACCGGCGTCGCGCTGTTCGTCCCGATGCTCGCGGTCGGTGCGGTGGCATTGATCCGAAGCTGCGGCGGCCGACCCGCCTTCGCGTTCGCCACCGCGGTGCTGTCATGCGCCTTCACGGCGTTCCCGTGGGACCTACTGCCGTGGGGAACACTCCTCCCCTTCATCACGGCGCTGACGCTGATGGCTGCGTTCCTCGCCATCGCCGCCACGATCCTTCGCCGCGAGCAGTACTCGATCGTGCTGCCGATCGCGCTCGGTCTCGGCGGGATCGGACTCCTGGCACTGCATCCGAGCGTTGCGGTGGCAGTGGTGATCTGCGGCGTGGCCCTCGTGATCCAGACCTGGCTTCAGCGGCGGCCGAGCATCCGGGATCTCACGGCCGTGGTCGTGACCGTCGCGGCCGCCGGCCTGCTCGGCCTGCCCCTGCTCCTGGCCTCGTTCGGCGCCTCATCGAGCGCCGATTACGACTGGCCGGCCGTATTCAGCCCGGCGGACGCGCTGGGGCAACTCTTCTTCCTCTCCCATGATCAGCGCTTTCCTCAGTACTGGCTCGTGCTCCTCGTAGCTGTCGGGCTGGTCAGTCGCCGCGTCATCCGCCCGATGATCTGGCTGGTCGTCGCCGGCATCTTCTTCGGCGGACTGTTCGTGTTGGCGGCTGCCTACGAGGGTGAGATCGTCAGCCTCCTGACCCGCGCCTGGTGGAACGATCGATGGCGGTTCGCCGCTCTCTGGTCAGTAGCGGCGCTATTCTTAGCCGGTGCCGGAGCGGTCGAGATCCATGACGGGGTACTCAACCTTCTCAGCCGGAGCAGGTTTCGTCCCGTCGCCCCAGGAAGCCGAGGACATCTCGTCGTCTCCAGTGCAGTTCTGGCGGTTCTCTTTATCGGAATCTGGACCGTGACCGGCGGCCTGTACCAGGAACGCAACCAAACCAGGTTGGCGGCGGCATTCACGGACGGTCCGACGGTCAGCACCGAGGAGCGTCTCGCCTTCGAGCAGCTTGCCCGACTGGTGCCGAAGGGCCAATTGGTGATGAACGACTCCTATGACGGGTCTGCGCTGATGTGGGCACTTGACGATGTCCGACCGGTTTTCGCCTCGCCGGTTATCGCCCCCCAAGAGCTCGTCACGATGGCTACCGAACGTCGGGTCCTCTTCGATTCGTTTGACCAGATCGACACGATGCCGGCGGTGCAAGGGGCCGTGAAACAGCTAGGGATTCGCTACGTGATCGTGTGCGACGGCTTCATCGGACCGGCGAGGGGGCATGCTCCCGGGATGCAGAACATCGAGGCAGCCACATCGCTCCGACTCGTATTCGAAAACAACGACGCTCGCATCTACGAGATAGGTGAGCCGGCGGCCCATAATGGCTGA